The region tcctatgttaaaaagtcattgaatgtttgcctgatgtgtgtaatgtgatccgccctgagtccccttcggggtgagaagggcggaatataaatgctgtaaataaaaaatattatattataaaactgagggcgggggccaggtaaatgacctcagagggccgcatccggcccccgggccttagtttggggacccctggtctaccaGATAAACCAGTGgagaattaaattaaataaaaatcttACCTGTTACAAATTATATTGCAGCTTGAAattccaaaatatattttcaaagatTTGCCTCCTGTCCTTGCTTGTCTTTCAATTTAGCAATCTATTGCCATCGCCCACAAATGTTATGGATGCTAAGCTTAAGATAGTTCTGTCCAAGGTACTTTCAGGTGCCTTTTGCTCTCCCTTCTAAGCAGCTAGCAGAATATTTCTTGTTTTCTGATAGTCACTGGCAGCTCTTCCCATCATGAGCCCGGACTTTCATTCTACACAAAATTCTGGAGGAACTCTGGAATTGCTGGTTTTGTAACAGAGGCTTTGATACTCCTAGCCACTGGTTCAGAGGAACATTTTTTCAGCTTGTTAAATATTAGTCAGTAATGATCCCATTAATTCTTGATGGAAGGAGTCAAATTTGGCACCTGGCTCTCGTTAATAGTCACTGGATTTAGTGGAAGCAATTCAGGTACTCTCCAAGAACCTGACCTCTGCTCCCACAAGTTTCTAAACAGCCGTCAATGCGCTCACGCAAGTGTGAACAAAACTGTTGGGAACCATACACTCCCAGGCAGTCATGTGCTACTGAAATAACTCATCTACAGCTATATTTAAAAGTCCTTAAATATTCATGCAATACTTTTGATTTCATTAACACCCTTGAAGGTCATTCCCACTCTCGCAGCTTCACACATGGTGCACAATCCGGTGATCTTTCGGGCATTCCCGGAAAGATTTCTTCAAAGATAAAGCAGAGTTTAACTGTTCAATCTTTTTCTCCTGTATCTATTTTTCCATGGTGAGAAAAATAGAGACAAAACAATgcgaaacaaaagaaaaggatgGATTACAAGTAGAGAGGGCCATCCAAAACTGTTGTAAAATTCAGCAATGGATTAGATGAGGATAAAAAACTCTGTCGCTTAATCCAGACAGAGCAGTTCCTTGTCAATTGGAAAACTGATCAAAGAATAGGAATAATACTTTGTTCTGGGTGGAGTTTTCACTCTCCCTGAAATCAGGTTCATAGTTTGAACATAATCTAGGACTTGGTCCTGAGCCTGGAAGCTCAGGTCTGGTTGGTTGCCAGGCGAACATTTGGACATCAGCTCTAAGACACTGGGTTGCTGAATAAAGTACAGATTTAGATCATGGCTGGGGATCCTCTGGACCATGGCCAACTGTGCCTCCAGATTAGGAGGAACTCCTGATTTACCCCAAACTATTCCTTGTCTTGGCTATACTTCATTTTCCAAGACAATGCTCTCACCCTTGTGTTATTGCACAAGTTAGGGAAGGAAAATGCCTGTTATGTTGCACAGCAAACAAGGGTGAGAGTTAATTCTGCAACTTCAACCACTTTTAGTTCTGTTCCCACCCATTATGGTCTTTCCTCAAAGGCAAATCCCTTCCAAGAGCAGgttgaagaaagaaaaatgactgAACCTGGGATCTTCTTCATATGGTTGATgtggttttatgttgattttaacgattgtttttaatgtaattgatgtttttattggataactgttttattgctgtgttttgatatttgattgttttatcgggccccatgtaagccgccccgagtcccttcagggagatggggcggggtataaaaataaagttattattattattattattattattattattattattattattattatgacacagcaaacaagatagatatgctggatttcatatcacaaaatcacaagtcgaacacttcccaagttgttgttgttgttgttgttgttgttgttgttattattattattattattattatgtgacacACCATTAAAGTGTGTCCTATTGCTaacataggagcccccagtggcgcagtgtgttaaaccactgagctgctgaacttgcagaccgaaaggtcgcagattcgaatccagggagcagggagcgcctgctgttagctccagcttctgccaacctagcagtttgaaaacatgcaaatgtgagtagatcaataggtatcgctctggcaggaaggtaacagcgctccatgcagtcatgccggccacatgaccttggaggtgtctgtggacaactccggctctctggcttagaaatgcccccagagtcggacacaactggacttaacgtcaggggtaaGCTTTAGTTTTACTATTGCTAACATATGCAGGGCTCCATTGCATTTGTTTTTTCAGAAACATCTAAACTGTCTCTTCCCTTTGGACTCTTCTATATTCTTTTTGGCTGTTTCTTTGAAGATCTAGTGCAGACTGAGTGACATTTCATTTAGCTGTCACGTTTACCATTCCCTCGGTTGTCATCtgtccagattatatggcaaatGGCATAATATGAAATCATCGAAATGAATGAATGAGCTGTCCATGCCGATTGGCCTTATCTCAGTGATTCTCAAAGCACCTCTTTAAACAAGACTGACACTTCTGCTGAGATGAAATTTTGATTCCAAACTTTCTCCAAATGGAAATGAACAGCTGTCAAATATTGTCACTCCTGCTTTTGCTGTCTGACTAGGAGGTCACCTTGAAGCATAACTTTTTATTGCTGCTTCTTTGTACCTTCACAGAACTTCTCTCCATAGATTTTGCTGCATAGGCAAGGCTTCTTCACAAGTCATAGCCACCTCAGACTGACTCATCCCAGATGCTTGAAGGACCAGTTATCTGATGTATGAAAAACAGAAAGCATAGTCCTGAGGCAGTTAGGTTGCAGCGTTCACTTGCAGCTTTTCCTGAATTGCTGTTCACTTGCTGCATGGGATTTTCCTATTCCTATGGCTTGGAGTGAATCCAAGGTGATCACAAAATTGGCACCAGCAGCTGTTTCTTATACTTAAATAAACATTCAGAATTAGGATAGGTGTTGGCAAGAATATCACTCATTTGGGATTTGCTTAGCATTTTTTAATGAGGTCTTTCTCTGCCCCTTTCACCCTCCTTTtcatcttgttgtgtgccttgaattcATTACTGATCGAAGACAACCTCAAACAACCTATCATGGGGGTGATTTTGATACGATTTGTTCAGAAttgtctttgcctttctttgTGGATGACCTCAGGCAATATGGTTGCCCAAGATtagccagtgggtttctatggatgagtagggattcaaaccctatttCAAGAGTTGCAGTCCAGGGCTCAAACTTTTACTTCTTCCCACACctttatagatacagtagagtctcacttatccaacataaatgggccggcaaaacgttggataagcgaatatgttggataataaggagagattaagaaaaagcctattaaacatcaaaataggttatgattttacaaattaagcaccaaaacatcatcttatacagcaaatttgacagaaaaactagttcattacacatttatgctatgtggtaattaccgtatttacgaatttagcaccaaaatatcacgatatattgaaaacattgactacaaaaatgcgttggataatccagaacgttggataagtgagactctactgtacttggtttcttttttaaaaaattaatttttattggaaacaaaaaacaaacaaaacaaaaaataaccaaaaaataaaataaatacaaaccagcaaatattttcttttacaataaaagtgggagaacataaaCAACAGAGAAAAGTAGGAATGAAGATAGCAAGAGagcattaattttttttgttaactTCCGATCTCTTCCATCAAAGTTTAAAatgtccatatacagtagagtctcacttatccaacactcacttatccaacgttctggattatccaacgcatttttgtagtcaatgttttcaatatatcgtgatattttggtgctaaattcataaatacagtaattactacatagcattactgcgtattaaactattttttctgccaaatttgttgtctaacatgatgttttggtgcttcatttgtaaaatcataacctaatttgatgtttaataggcttttccttgatgcctccttattatccaacatattcgcttatccaacattctgccggcccgtttatgttggataagtgagactctactgtatttgtataaaaatatacatttcttttctttgaaaATGCAACCACCCATTTGTTCATGCTCTTTTTATGGTTGGGAATCTATTTCTCGTctttcttattttaaatattctttcaaaaGTGTCCAATCAGCTGTTTTCTTTGGTATGCCTTGATTTCTTTTAAGACTTTGTGTTaaattgtccatattcataatatctaaTATTTTAAGTATCCAGTCTTCTATCCGAGGGGTTTCTTTCAATTTCCAATTTTTAGCATagattattcttgctgctgtcaccaagtaattaaataatatatctttgtttaaatccatttcaaaatctggcattcctaagaggaagtattctggtttcatttgaaattttattcttaatatttcttgaattttttcatgtatttttgtccaaaaattatttgcaattttacaagtccaccacataagGAAAAATGACCCCTTATGGGtttcacatttccagcacttgtCTTGTATGTTTTTGTAacatttttccaatttttggGGAGTGATGTACCAacggtacatcattttataccaattctctttTATGTCAGATGCGTAAGTATACTTTAGTGTTTTATTCCAGTTTCTTTCCCAGTCTTCCATTTTTATCGGATGGCCTATGTTAGAAGCCCATACAGTCTTTTacaatttcagtttctgttgacTATTCCAATAATactttgtatatttttgtaatttctttcttttcaagGTGGATTATCTTGTCCCATATAGATTCTTTTTCCATAAATCCTACTGATTTATCTTTGTTGAAATATTCTTTCAattgtctgtattggaaccaagatacattcttaaatgttttatttatttcttcttgggTCTTTAAGGTATAATTACCATTTGATTTATGCAAGATGTCTTTATAAGTGGGCCGTATATAGAAACTTGGTTTCTAAAcctgtagttcccaacctttgggactCCAGATGTTGAGATCTCAGCTCATGGAAGctccagccagcttggccaactgcaaggAATTCTAGaaactgaagaccaaaacatctggaggaccaaagtttgggaaccactgtgtaaAGAATTATTAGAGTCCCCTTGTTTAGGCAGAATTCAAGTGTTGAAACCAACAATGGGGACCAATGAAAGCAAATATCTTCACATGTCCTTGAAGGGCTGTGAAATGCATATGGCTTGTAAGCTTGCATGTTTTGTTAACTTTGAAATCAAGTTAACTTTGGCAGGAGGAAGATTAGAACAAATCTTcctccttttaggactgcagagatttatatcattttgtttgatttataatactgagttagatacttttgggttatataccaaaGGACTGAGCAttaattctgtgaatgtaatatgtatatgatgctctaatatacatattgtgtattacttatgttttgaactattattgtgttttgtatagctcattacattgtttagaatagacatctgtgtttatccaatagGAGGAAGATTGGGTCAGTATCTTGACAGGGAATGGAAAACCGTGATCAGAATTTTCCAACGTATGTCTGCTAAGTATTCTTTACGTGAAATCCCTGGTTGAAGCCTTTCCAAGCACAAAATCAGTTGATCCTCACAGAGGTCCTGGAAACATCACCACAGAGCCCTTGATGATACCTTCTCATCATATCCTGAAATTGGCATCTGCCAGTTTCTTTGGTATGTATGCTTTCATTCTCTTTAGGAAATTTGCTTAGATGATAACACCAGGATTAAATGGGGCTCTATTCCATTCAATACTTAACTTgcccttagagcaggcatgggcaaactttggccctccaggtgttttggacttcaactcccacaattcctaatagtcttTTTCTTATGTTGAATCTTTAAACCTCGTTCATGTTTGAAAAATTCCCTTATGTATGACTTCTTTCTTACTTTTCACTGTTTTGAAAACCGCAATGCCCCAGAGCAAACACTGGGTGGAAATGATTGTATGAATCTGCAACAAAGCTTTATTTAACAAAAAGATGCCACCACCATATCTTCAAAACATCGGTGTGTGTTACAAATGCCTCCTGACGGGGAAATCCCCACCCCATCCCTCCCCACCCCGAAATGAACAACATCAAAATTAAGGCAGGGTATTTTTCTGGGATTTTTTCATGCGAGAGCATACTCAAATGTTCCCTTATCCAGCCCCTCGACCTCATCCTCCCATGTGGACGATGGCATACTGCTATAAGGGTCTAATAGGATTTTGAAGCATCTTATAATCAGCAGTCCTAAGAAGACACACAGGATCCCTACGAAGGCAAAGCCGGTTTTTTGCtccagagtcaggggaaaggTGGACACCTCGTTGACACTCATGCTCACTGACACGTTATTGCAGAAGTTACTGCTCATCGCTGGGCTTCACATCCTGCTGAGACTTCagggtttcttcttcttcacctaGGAATAAAAATAGGTTAGATAGATTTTTTAAACCGATTAGTCCTCTGACCATATCAATAGCCAAAGACAGGAGACAAGTATACAAAGGCACAGCAAACACAAAATCCAATAGGTAATCCAATAGGTAATGGGAGAAATAGTCAGTAAGTAATAAGCCAAACCGAACTGGCAATAGGAAAAACACTCCAAAAGTAAAATCCAAACAGTTCAAATCTGTTCCATAAACAAGGGACAGGAATACCAGAAtcaaaacatgagcatgaatccaggaaaacaagaatcaaaacatgaacatgaatccaagAGCCAGACCATAAAAACTTCTTAAACCATGAATCCACTAAGACATGAGCTGGAAACAAGGCTCAAGATCCTCCTTGTTAAGCGACGTTGCCTGATCTGAATTCTAAGGGAACAATTTTCTGATCTGAGGTCCACAAACCATGAAGTCATGTCTGTGACCTTGACTGCCTTGCCTGTGAGATCTCTCACGCTGCTGTTTCTCGCGGAGTCACTGTGATTTTCTTAATTTGCTTGCTTTGTTTCTAAGACGAAGCCTGAGATTTCTGCTGACCACAGGTGTGTTCTCGGGCAAACTTTCTTGCCCATCCAACTCCTTATCTGGGGTTGCTATGAGACGACTAGGTGAAAGTCTTTGACAGCCGGTACATCTCTCTGTATGCTGGAATCTGAGGCCGTTTAAGCCCATTCTCACAGACTGGATCTAAACTCCGCTCAGTTCCCTCACTGAAAAACCCATGGCTCAGGAATAACAATCCCCTCATTGTCATCAGCCAGCCGGCTGAATCACAACAGTAATGTGCAGCAGAAAAATTGGCCCAAATTTGTCCAGAAAAGGAGGCCCCTATCAAAATTCCTTCTttcaaaacaaaagtgttagaacaccaaagccttcaaaaatggaaaagaaaattttGGGGTGTATCTATGCTGTGGAATGACTCCACTTCAGCtgctttggttcaatgctatggagtcatggagaccggaattttataaggtcttgagtcttttctgccaaagaatgctcaccaaactacaaatcccaggatcacatagcactgagacatggcaattaaattagggATGATATCCCTCATACAGGAGCTCCACGCACTCCTGAAGAAGCTTTTCCTTTTGCTTTGGTTCAGGACTAAGATTATCATATTATGCAATTCTAacgcacaccctaattttggcaaggcaaTTTAGCCCAGAATGGTGAGCATCACGTTTGAGTAAATAGGGTAATATGGTCTCTCTAAGAATCTTGGCATCCTccacaatggaagacctagaaatttctaaagagttttttaaaagcatgggGCTCCTGCATCTCTAATCCTAGAGAATGTGGATGGTTTGCTGTATATGGGAAATCATGGGTGGTTGatcaaaataaatgaaaaggAATGCTCTTCTGGACTTCAAGGTTTAACTGCATGATGGGGCAAAGTAAAGACATTAATCCCTCATAAGAAGAACTCTTCTCCCCAAAGGAAATTGTCTTTTAGTGCTCACATTTCTAACATCGctgtaacttaaaacttcagttgtgCTTTTAGAGAGACAGTTAAGGCATCCAAGGGGCAGGCAATGTGACCTAGGAAAGGTGAATACAGCAAACACAAGAATGCTAGGCATAGATTATTTTCAACCACTCGCTTTCTAAAAGGCTGGAAATTTGTGTGTTGAAGCAAAAATTTCATTTGAGGTCACAGAATTCATATAGGGAGGGCAATACCTTTGTTTTGCAAGCAATCCAGCTCTGTTCCACTTCAGAGCTATTGTTCTTCTAATTGGTTGAGCTCAAATAACTGATTGGGAGTTTGTGTTTCAGGTATCTGCATTTAATAGGGCCACAGTCTCTaaattaggtacagtagagtctcacttatccaagctaaatgggccggcagaaccttagataagcgaatatcttgaataataaggagggattaaggaaaagcctattaaacatcaaattaggttatgattttacaaattaagcaccaaaacatcatgttatacaacaaatttgacagaaaaagtagttcaatacgcagttatgttatgttgaaattgctgtatttacgaagttagcaccaaaatatcacgatatattgaaaatattgactacaaaaatgcattggataatccagaaccttggataagcaagtcttggataagtgagactctactgtatatctatttagacatctttctatatataaataattatatctgcataggatttgcaaagacttgcaaacatgtgaggcaaaaattcatatataaaaataatggatacacatagatacagatatacagatatatggaaatctctagatatctatatgtatataggatttgagGCTGTGCCTAACCTGCGCGctttctagggccccttctacactgccacataaaatccagattattggttttgagctggattatgtggcagtgtagactcatataatgcagttcaaagcagataatgtggattatatatcatccagattatcaaagcagataaagcaCAATattcgctttgaactggattatatgagtctacactgtcgtataatccagttcaaaaccgttaatctggattttatatggcagtgtagaagggttttTTACAGAAATGTTGCAACACAGACAATGGATTGCAATATCCATTCAGCTCTAGATAGTACTGCCAAGGAtgatgaatgatgggatttgcaatgcAACAATACTTGGAAGGACACATGACCTAAGTTTCCTAAGTTTCCTAGTCCTTGTAAGAAGGACTACTGAGACAAGGCATatgcaacttttaaaacattaaaagatatatatatatatatatatatacacacacacacacacacacacacacacacatatatatacacacacacacacacacatacatgcattgcttatgtatgtgtacacacacacacacacacacacacacatctacagGCAGTCTCAAAGTTATGAACAAGAACTGGTaataaatcttcagtggagacaccttttccccatgataataactcttccaggagttaattttccttccgaggggtagatttctctcacttcctgaacTGTATTTAGTGAAATGTTTAAATGTTAGTgtaataatagtagcaaaataataataatagtaacaacaataatgatatcatcatcatcatcgtatcacccacctctccttgtggctcaagatgGGGGACAGCATGGTTAGAACAGAGAGATGAAACACAagactattaaaataatattacataATGCTACCTGCATTCATGTAAGGCACACTTCCaggctttcctgaagtttgaacaGCTGGAGAGACAAAATGAAAAGAGAGATGACATCAGAAGGTACTAAAATAGATTCGGTTTTCCCTCTGAAAGTATTAGGTTGTCACTAGTGtcccaaagaagaaagaaagacgtCATAGAAAAATTAAGACTGATATGAAGACAGGAGCTATTATATAAGTTTCAATAGGTAGTAATGACTCCAGGCATTTTATTCCAGTTCTGTGGTCCATTTGAGATTTAAAACTTTGCTACATTAGATTGGGCCTTGGCCAGGGAAACTCACTGGATGCTCTTGGGCAAGTTACTCTCTCAGGCAAAATCACATCAGCACTGTAGATCCAATGGGCTCAaggggaataatgggagttgtagtttggtgaggcacttatGCTTTtggccttgtagaactacaattcccatgatttcatagaatcgagccatggcaattaaagggctgtcaaactgcattcatcctacggTGTTGATGCACCCTAAGGCTGGATTTAAgacagataaaatccagattatctgttttgaactggattatatagcagtgtagactcaggcctcttctacactgctatacaatcaaagcagttaatccatactatctgttttgaactgcctaaatgagtctacactgccatacaaaggacattaggtccagtcgtgtccgactctgagggttggtgctcattttcatttctaagacaaagagctgacgttttctgtagacaccttctaggtcatgtggccagcaggactgcatggagcgccattaccttcccggagaagcagtacctattgatctactcacatttgcatgctaggttgtcagaagctggggctaacagcgggagctcactctgctccctggattcgaaccaccaacctttggctcagcaagttcagcagctcagtagttaatctgctgcaccaccacgggctccacgctgccatattatccagttcaaagcagataatctggattttatatgtcagtgtagaagggtcatcatataatccagtttaaaacaaataataataataataataataataataataataatagtaatttatttataccccgccaccatctccccgtggggactcggggtggcttacatggggcagaggcccaaacaacataaaacaaaacaacaaattatgtggattatctgctttgacagtCTGGATTGTAGgatggtgtagatccagcctaagaggaCGACAATGGAAAACCTCTTCTAGATAAATCTTGCCCAAACAACTCTAGAATAGGGTTGCCAACATGTGGATGCAACAAAACCTTGCTCCAGTGATACCCTAATCTAGTTTGATCTTAAAAGGAAAGTTGCATATATTTTGTGTGCTCTAGTGCTGACGGAAGAAGAAATATGCCCAACCCTCCAGAATTACACCTTACTTGGAAGAAAGCCCCTCTGAAAATGATAGAGATTACTTCTGAATACATTATAGAATTTGTCATAGATAATTGTGCAGCAGTTGTTATAGAATACTGCAAGCTATTATCATAGTGTCAGTTAACCTGGTTAATTAACTCACTAGTTAACCTGGCGCTGACATGACTGTATTTCTTACTGCAGTCACCAGTTGCTACTGACAACCTCACGGAGGTTACATTGAGTTTCCCCAATGGGTTCGGTGCTGAAGGAAATGCAATAAAATGCTAcctgaaggaaagaaggatgagtAACAACTGTGgaattattacaggaaaatacgCTGCTATGGGAAGAGTCAAGACTGATAAAATACTACTATATTGTGGATGAGGGTGCGGGCAGACATCTTCAAAATCTGGCCCAAAGATATTGGGGGGATTCTGCCTTTTCTTTCTGCATTACCTGGTTTCTTTCAAGCAAGAGCAAGTTGCATTCTAGCCAAGGAAGGTGAATAACACAAACCTGACCATGCAGACATATGGCTGCTGAAGgacacctctctctctctatttgcagCTAATGCAGAATGCCAAAAATAGATATTTATCTGGTACAGTATCTCAACGAGTGGGCTTGGGGAGTGTAGTGTGCCAACGCCTACTATTTTGGTTACAGCCTAGTGAACCTGCAAGCATCCTTATGGTGACAGCTGGTATGACGACGGAGGAGCATCCCCACAAGAGGCTCAACGGTGGGACTCAACAATTGGTTTGTTTTGAATGCCGGTTTGTTCCCATGATTGTGATAACAGGCTGCCCACGCACAAGGACACAACCAAGATAGCAGATACTGGTGGGCACGCAATGAGTGTAGGAGGCATTCCAAACataccacaacctctgaggatgcccgccatagatgtgggtgaaacgtcaggagagaatgcttctggaacatggccatacagcccggaaaacctcacagcaacccaaaccaaTTGTTGAGTCCCATTGGTATCCCAAGCGTTTTGAGGATATGCTACTCCGTTAAAATATTTCATCCTCACACCTTGGAAGGAAGCTCCATTGAAGccaaccaagtacagtagagtctcacttatccaacgttctggattatccaacacatttttgtagtcaatgttttccatacatcatgacattttggttctaaattcataaatacagtaattactgcatagcattactgcgtactgaactacaatttctgtcaaatttgttgtaaaacatgatgttttggtccttaatttgtaaaatcataacctaatttgatgtttaataggcttttccttaatgcctccttattatccaacatattcgcttatccaacatgctgccggcccatttagcttggataagtgagactctactgtactggggaTAATGGCCGGGAGACTGGATTGCTTCCCAAGCATAGAGCAGCATTAAACCCAATCTCCCAGTTCCTCCATCCTCTCCCAGTccagaataaaaaataaagaaaaacaagggCTGGAACTGATTTGCCTTCAAGGTACCTTTCAAGTACATCAATGGGGCTTCCTTTCAAGTAGGATTGAGGACCATATTATTTCATAAACACAGAGCAGAGTTGAACCCAATCTCCCAGTCCCTCCAGTCTCCCCCAGTTTGGAGACATCAGTGGTTAGATTTGGAAAGGAAAATGGGCAAATACTGGAATGGAATTGGTGTCCAAGGGGCTCCCTTCCAAGTGGGTTAGACTGTATCTATGGGGCCTTCTTCCAAAATAGAGTTGGGGAGCATATTGTTCCTTCAACCTGGTCTCCCAGTCCCTCCAACCTCCCCCAGTTTGGTGATACCAGTTGATTCATTCAGGAAAAGAAAAGGGGTAAGGACTGGAATTGGTTTGGTTTCA is a window of Anolis carolinensis isolate JA03-04 unplaced genomic scaffold, rAnoCar3.1.pri scaffold_11, whole genome shotgun sequence DNA encoding:
- the ctxn2 gene encoding cortexin-2, whose product is MSSNFCNNVSVSMSVNEVSTFPLTLEQKTGFAFVGILCVFLGLLIIRCFKILLDPYSSMPSSTWEDEVEGLDKGTFEYALA